The following are encoded in a window of Megalobrama amblycephala isolate DHTTF-2021 linkage group LG19, ASM1881202v1, whole genome shotgun sequence genomic DNA:
- the zgc:158868 gene encoding C-factor, with protein MASRICDSVLVTGSNRGIGLELVHQLVNSPSSPLQIFAGCRDPNGPRAQELQELAQKHQDVITVVQLDTDSVTSITEASKLVEARLNGRGLNVIINNAGVNIPGSLAETGKQEMVDVYTTNVVGPMLIAKNFHPLLCKAAAQFPHQTSMSCSRSAIINVSTLLSSITRCPENFSRSPMYPYRVSKAALNMLTRCLAEDFKKDGILVMALHPGWVQTEMGGPQAYLTTAESISGMMKVITSITEKDSGTLLDWEGNNIPW; from the exons ATGGCATCTAGAATATGTGACAGTGTTCTGGTGACCGGATCAAACCGTGGAATTGGACTTGAGTTGGTTCACCAGTTGGTTAATTCACCCTCGTCTCCACTTCAGATCTTTGCTGGTTGTAGAGACCCAAATGGACCAAGAGCACAG GAACTCCAGGAACTAGCTCAGAAGCACCAGGATGTGATCACGGTTGTCCAACTGG ACACTGATAGTGTAACTAGTATCACAGAGGCCTCAAAACTGGTGGAAGCCAGGCTAAATGGCAGAGGCCTGAACGTGATCATCAACAATGCCGGTGTGAATATCCCAGGATCTCTAGCAGAGACAGGAAAACAGGAGATGGTGGACGTGTACACGACTAATGTTGTAGGACCCATGCTCATCGCAAAA AATTTCCATCCGCTCCTGTGCAaggctgcagctcagtttcctCATCAGACAAGCATGTCTTGCAGTAGGTCGGCTATCATCAATGTGTCCACACTGCTGTCATCCATCACCAGATGCCCTGAGAATTTCTCCAGGTCTCCAATGTACCCCTATCGGGTCAGCAAG GCTGCACTGAACATGTTAACTCGCTGCTTGGCGGAggattttaaaaaagatggCATTCTAGTTATGGCACTCCATCCAGGATGGGTCCAGACCGAAATGGGAGGCCCACAG GCTTACCTGACGACAGCTGAGAGCATCAGCGGTATGATGAAAGTCATCACAAGCATTACCGAGAAAGACAGTGGAACACTTTTAGATTGGGAGGGCAATAACATCCCCTGGTGA